From Vanacampus margaritifer isolate UIUO_Vmar chromosome 8, RoL_Vmar_1.0, whole genome shotgun sequence, a single genomic window includes:
- the cishb gene encoding cytokine inducible SH2-containing protein b, whose amino-acid sequence MVAPAMTTTHHVAPGPCCPHHLQPPCDRDEDLSCIATTFQYLQTSGWYWGSISASQARDKLLAKSEGTFLVRDSSHPQYMVALSVMTHCGPTSVRIQYKRGSFWLDSLSPELPHLQSFPDVVSLIQRYISSGHTAQGPPASTENSRFATIKPDHAQLPPAKDSGVILKLMRPLHRPETFPSLQHLTRLSINRNTNCPHQLPLPKPLLDYLHDYPFHI is encoded by the exons ATGGTTGCCCCGGCTATGACCACGACCCATCATGTGGCCCCGGGTCCATGCTGCCCACATCATCTCCAGCCCCCATGCGATCGAGATGAGGATCTGTCCTGCATCGCCACCACCTTCCAGTATTTACAAACCTCAG GCTGGTACTGGGGTTCCATCTCGGCGAGTCAAGCTCGCGACAAACTCCTGGCAAAATCTGAAGGCACGTTCCTGGTGCGGGACAGCAGCCACCCTCAGTACATGGTGGCGCTGTCAGTGATGACCCACTGTGGACCGACCAGCGTCCGGATACAATACAAGAGGGGTTCTTTCTGGCTGGACTCGCTCAGTCCTGAGCTGCCTCACTTGCAGTCCTTCCCCGACGTCGTCAGTCTCATCCAGCGCTACATTAGCTCGGGACACACAGCGCAAGGCCCGCCGGCGTCCACCGAGAACAGTCGGTTCGCCACAATAAAACCCGATCACGCCCAGTTGCCTCCTGCTAAAGACAGTGGCGTGATTCTGAAACTGATGCGGCCCCTTCACAGACCGGAGACGTTCCCCAGTTTGCAGCACTTGACACGCCTCAGCATCAACAGAAATACAAACTGCCCCCACCAGCTGCCTCTACCGAAGCCTCTCCTGGACTACTTGCACGATTACCCGTTCCACATATGA
- the LOC144056359 gene encoding rho-related GTP-binding protein RhoA-B: MAAIRKKLVIVGDGACGKTCLLIVFSKDQFPEVYVPTVFENYVADIEVDSKQVELALWDTAGQEDYDRLRPLSYPDTDVILMCFSIDSPDSLENIPEKWTPEVKHFCPNVPIILVGNKKDLRNDEHTRRELAKMKQEPVKQEDGRDMANRISAFGYMECSAKTKDGVREVFEMATRAALQARRGKKRNKCTLL; encoded by the exons ATGGCGGCAATCAGGAAAAAGCTGGTCATAGTAGGAGATGGCGCTTGCGGCAAGACCTGCCTGCTGATTGTGTTCAGCAAGGACCAGTTTCCCGAAGTCTACGTGCCCACCGTGTTCGAGAACTACGTGGCGGATATCGAAGTGGACAGCAAACAG GTGGAGTTAGCGCTGTGGGACACAGCAGGTCAAGAAGACTACGACCGACTGCGCCCTCTCTCGTATCCAGACACTGATGTCATTCTTATGTGCTTCTCCATCGATAGTCCTGACAGTCTCG AGAACATCCCAGAGAAGTGGACTCCAGAGGTGAAACACTTCTGCCCCAACGTGCCCATTATCCTGGTGGGAAACAAAAAGGACCTGCGCAACGATGAGCACACCCGCAGGGAGCTCGCCAAAATGAAGCAG GAACCAGTGAAGCAGGAGGATGGACGGGATATGGCCAACAGGATCAGTGCCTTTGGATACATGGAGTGCTCAGCCAAAACAAAGGATGGCGTGAGGGAAGTCTTTGAGATGGCCACCAGGGCGGCGCTACAGGCCCGGCGGGGAAAGAAGAGAAATAAATGCACCCTGCTGTAA
- the tmem43 gene encoding transmembrane protein 43 produces the protein MSSSTTFSGKDSHTRVRSQTNPGFLQRLSDTAGGTCVGVGLFFLSIYILFTNEGRAVQTASSLNEGLAQVVSLDAFSNLDLQNENKLVHLSAALQTSKPLRDPNYKVEVQAVKLKRQVEMYQWVEYQESKDYQEDGRTKTETTYTYNTEWKSELINSRNFDKEIGHQNPSAMAVESVTVVAPQVQVGPFTLSKGLVEQINNFRTLSLKDLTPSASDHFLTISDDYFYHTQQPKRPEVGDVRVRFSFAGLGGETVSIVAKQRGEQLLPFKTKSGDVLEILYLEELSAEEVFAKEQQYNSMKTWGLRAAGWALMFLSIQLMMRIIYTLVDWVPILRDLVSVGLKIFALCVSSSLSLLVIAAGWFFNRPLVAVALGALALLPMLIARSRLPAKKDL, from the exons TTTTCAGGCAAAGACTCACATACGCGTGTAAGGAGTCAGACCAACCCAGGATTCCTTCAACGATTAAGTGACACTGCAGGAGGAACGTGTGTTGGTGTTGGACTCTTCTTCCTCTCCATATATATTCTCTTCACCAATGAG GGACGGGCTGTGCAGACTGCGTCCTCTCTGAATGAAGGACTTGCTCAGGTGGTGTCACTGGACGCTTTCTCCAACCTCGACCTGCAGAACGAAAACAAATTGGTTCATCTGTCTGCAGCGTTGCAAACCTCTAAG CCTTTACGTGATCCAAACTACAAAGTAGAAGTACAGGCTGTAAAATTAAAGAGGCAGGTGGAAATGTATCAGTGGGTGGAGTACCAGGAGAGCAA AGACTACCAAGAGGATGGCAGAACCAAAACGGAGactacatacacataca ACACTGAGTGGAAATCAGAGCTGATCAACAGTCGCAATTTTGACAAAGAAATTGGTCACCAGAACCCGAG TGCCATGGCGGTAGAGAGCGTGACAGTGGTAGCTCCCCAAGTCCAAGTTGGCCCTTTCACTCTGTCTAAGG GACTGGTGGAACAGATTAATAACTTCCGGACACTGAGCCTGAAGGATTTGACGCCGTCTGCCTCGGACCATTTCCTCACCATCAGTGATGATTATTTCTATCACACTCAGCAGCCAAAGAGGCCAGAG GTCGGAGACGTTCGCGTGAGATTCTCCTTCGCGGGACTCGGTGGTGAAACT gtTAGCATTGTGGCTAAGCAGCGTGGAGAGCAGCTGTTGCCCTTCAAAACCAAGTCAGGAGACGTTCTGGAGATCTTGTATCTAGAGGAGCTCTCAGCAGAG GAGGTGTTTGCGAAGGAGCAGCAATATAACAGCATGAAGACGTGGGGACTCCGAGCTGCGGGATGGGCCCTCATGTTTCTTAGCATTCAGCTGATGATGCGCATCATCTACACGCTAG TGGACTGGGTTCCTATCCTGAGAGATCTCGTTTCAGTTGGACTGAAGATCTTTGCCTTGTGCGTGTCCTCCTCGCTCTCTCTGCTCGTCATCGCAGCCGGGTGGTTCTTTAACAGACCGCTGGTGGCGGTCGCTCTGGGGGCTTTGGCTCTTCTTCCCATGCTCATCGCACGCTCGCGACTCCCAGCCAAAAAGGATTTGTGA